A window of Patagioenas fasciata isolate bPatFas1 chromosome 5, bPatFas1.hap1, whole genome shotgun sequence contains these coding sequences:
- the TBX10 gene encoding LOW QUALITY PROTEIN: T-box transcription factor TBX10 (The sequence of the model RefSeq protein was modified relative to this genomic sequence to represent the inferred CDS: inserted 1 base in 1 codon), whose product MRESSSGSDGGSRAQREIQGTSFYSLFTPSNGEYQGQQKLTGDKPGTPRCSWGPVVAPEPPLTSRPSSSSSRQGTQAARGRGDVLQPPPQTSPPPSRGIKPPGRQXGDGAELALGGDGAGVPTATTPGDGATDASCPPTAPMAAFLGGSGEGPPCVTSLGWAGEGTGTSGKNRHVSQAAARLEMGSLWEEFNRLGTEMIVTKAGRRMFPTFQVKLSGLDPLADYVLLMDFVPLDDKRYRYAFHSSSWLAAGRADPAAPGRIHFHPDSPAKGAQWMRQIVSFDKLKLTNNLLDDNGHIILNSMHRYQPRFHVVFVDPRRDSERFAHQNFKSFSFPETQFMAVTAYQNHRITQLKIASNPFAKGFRDGDPEPWCGVPAGSLLGAVPCARATALPPSSEKQEKGRGARGVADPPLLSLPCPGAPHSRGALAATTVPPQPAPSAAPSSFPTPPFQHLTCPPGAYGGAKPRTLPYPLPAFPPLSTYSPTATPHFGYGQQ is encoded by the exons ATGAGGGAAAGCTCTAGTGGATCTGATGGAGGTTCCCGAGCCCAACGGGAGATACAGGGCACCTCTTTCTACAGCCTCTTCACACCCAGCAATGGTGAATACCAAGGGCAGCAGAAACTGACGGGGGATAAG CCCGGTACCCCAAGATGCAGCTGGGGACCGGTGGTGGCCCCAGAGCCACCGCTCACCTCCcgtccatcatcatcatcatcacgtCAAGGCACACAGGCAGCTCGGGGAAGGGGGGACGTGCTCCAGCCCCCCCCGCAAACGTCTCCACCCCCGAGCAGGGGCATAAAACCCCCCGGCAGAC CGGGGGACGGTGCAGAGCTGGCGCTGGGAGGGGACGGCGCTGGGGTCCCCACTGCCACCACACCAGGGGACGGAGCCACAGACGCCTCCTGCCCACCCACTGCACCCATGGCAG CCTTCCTGGGGGGGTCAGGCGAGGgacccccctgtgtcaccagcctgGGGTGGGCCGGCGAGGGGACAGGGACGAGCGGGAAGAACCGGCACGTGTCCCAGGCGGCGGCGCGGCTGGAGATGGGCAGTCTCTGGGAGGAGTTCAACCGCCTGGGCACCGAGATGATCGTCACCAAGGCGGGCAG GAGGATGTTCCCCACCTTCCAGGTGAAGCTGTCGGGGTTGGACCCTCTGGCCGACTACGTCCTGCTGATGGACTTTGTGCCGCTGGATGACAAGAGATACAG GTACGCCttccacagctcctcctggctggCGGCGGGACGGGCCgaccccgcagcccccggccgcATCCATTTTCACCCCGACTCCCCGGCCAAGGGGGCCCAGTGGATGCGGCAGATCGTGTCCTTCGACAAGCTCAAGCTGACCAACAACCTCCTGGATGACAACGGCCAC ATCATCCTCAACTCCATGCACCGCTACCAGCCCCGTTTCCACGTCGTCTTCGTGGACCCGCGGCGGGACAGCGAGCGCTTCGCCCACCAGAACTTCAAATCCTTCAGCTTCCCCGAGACCCAGTTCATGGCGGTGACAGCGTACCAGAACCACCGG ATCACCCAGCTCAAGATCGCCAGCAACCCCTTTGCCAAGGGCTTTCGGGATGGTGACCCTGAGCCGTG GTGCGGGGTGCCCGCAGGGTCCCTGCTGGGTGCCGTGCCCTGCGCCCGGGCCACCGCGCTGCCCCCCAGCTCTGAGAAGCAGGAGAAAGGTAGGGGGGCTCGGGGGGTGGCTGACCCCCCATTGCTGTCTCTCCCCTGCCCAGGGGCTCCCCACAGCCGTGGGGCACTGGCTGCCACCACCGTCCCCCCACAACCGGCTCCATCGGCAGCTCCATCCAGCTTCCCCACACCCCCTTTCCAGCATCTCACTTGCCCACCCGGTGCTTATGGGGGGGCCAAACCCCGCACCCTGCCCTACCCCCTGCCCGCCTTCCCCCCCCTCAGCACCTACAGCCCCACCGCCACCCCTCACTTTGGCTACGGGCAGCAGTGA
- the LOC136102136 gene encoding olfactory receptor 5AR1-like, protein MAESNCTQPTEFVLMGFTEDPVTQVTFFLMVLLVYLATVLGNLGMIVLIRASPQLHSPMYYFLANLAFIDVGSSTVITPKMLADFVSEEKVISYAGCVAQEFIYDLLGMTEVFLLAVMAYDRYLAICRPLLYHSVMSPKRCFQLVTGSYLVGLTNGIGQTIGMFTLSFCGSSVIDLYFCDISPLISLSTSDTTVSLVILTSAALFAMSNSLFVLVSYMAIISTILSIHSAEGKRKAFFTCASHLTTVSIFYGTACFTYLKPSSDRSGGDKWAVVLYTMLTPMLNPFIYSLRNKEVKEALRRLTQPKRACTL, encoded by the coding sequence ATGGCAGAAAGCAATTGCACCCAACCAACTGAGTTTGTCTTAATGGGGTTCACAGAGGACCCGGTGACACAGGTCACCTTCTTTCTGATGGTTCTGCTCGTCTATCTTGCCACCGTCCTGGGGAACCTTGGCATGATTGTGCTAATCAGGGCCAGCCCTCAGCTCCACTCCCCCATGTATTATTTCTTGGCTAACCTGGCTTTTATAGACGTGGGTTCTTCCACTGTCATCACCCCCAAGATGCTGGCAGATTTTGTGTCAGAGGAGAAGGTGATTTCTTACGCTGGGTGCGTGGCTCAGGAGTTCATTTATGATCTTTTGGGGATGACTGAAGTCTTCCTGCTGGCTGTGATGGCGTACGACCGTTACCTGGCCATTTGTCGTCCCCTGCTCTACCACTCGGTCATGTCCCCCAAACGCTGTTTCCAGCTGGTGACCGGGTCGTATCTCGTGGGGCTGACAAACGGCATAGGCCAGACCATCGGCATGTTCACCTTGTCCTTTTGTGGCTCCAGCGTCATCGACCTGTACTTCTGTGACATTTCCCCTCTGATATCGCTCTCAACCTCCGACACCACCGTCAGCCTCGTTATCTTAACTTCAGCAGCTTTGTTTGCCATGTCCAACAGCCTGTTTGTCCTGGTCTCCTACATGGCCATCATCTCCACCATCCTCAGTATTCATTCAGCTGAGGGCAAGCGCAAAGCCTTCTTCACCTGTGCGTCCCACCTCACCACGGTGAGCATCTTCTACGGGACAGCGTGTTTTACGTACTTAAAGCCCAGCTCAGACAGATCAGGAGGAGATAAATGGGCTGTGGTGCTCTACACCATGCTGACTCCCATGCTGAACCCCTTCATCTACAGCCTGAGGAACAAAGAGGTGAAGGAGGCTTTGAGGAGACTCACACAACCAAAACGAGCTTGCACGCTGTGA
- the LOC136101815 gene encoding olfactory receptor 5AR1-like: MVGGNHSNVTEFVLLGFTNLQELLFVVFLIIYLTTLVGNLGMIVLIRTNSQLHVPMYFFLGHLSFLDICYSSSVTPKLLLGLLAERNVISFNRCIAQFFFLAAFGTTEAILLAVMAYDRYVAICQPLHYLASMSHGLCVQLVVGSYTAGSLNALVHTSALLRLSFCGPNLINHFYCETPPLLLLSCSDTRLNTMLLALCVGSIVTTSVLAIVVSYTCILLTTRGVRSAEDRHKAFSTCTSHLMAVALFYGSVAFLYLRPFSRRTEDQGKAASIFYTVVTPMLNPIIYSLRNREVRSTLRRAMNKLLTFMDCHRSCSNQSKADITCRSGTSRRNKGDS; encoded by the coding sequence ATGGTTGGAGGAAACCACTCAAATGTGACTGAGTTTGTTCTCTTGGGCTTCACCAACCTGCAGGAGCTGCTCTTTGTGGTGTTTTTAATCATCTACCTCACCACGCTGGTGGGGAACCTGGGGATGATCGTCCTCATCAGGACCAACTCTCAGCTGCATGtgcccatgtacttcttcctcggCCACCTCTCTTTCCTGGACATCTGTTACTCTTCATCCGTCACACCCAAGCTCCTGTTGGGCCTCCTTGCAGAGAGAAATGTCATTTCTTTCAATCGCTGCATCGCCCAGTTCTTCTTCCTTGCGGCGTTTGGCACCACGGAAGCCATCCTGCTGGCCGTCAtggcctacgaccgctacgtGGCCATCTGTCAACCCCTGCACTACTTGGCTTCCATGTCCCACGGGCTCTGTGTCCAGCTGGTCGTGGGTTCCTACACTGCCGGGAGCCTGAACGCCCTGGTGCACACCAGCGCGCTCCTCCGACTCTCCTTCTGTGGCCCAAACCTCATCAACCATTTCTACTGCGAAACGCcgcccctcctgctcctctcgTGCTCCGACACCCGGCTCAACACGATGCTGTTGGCTCTGTGTGTTGGCTCCATCGTAACCACCTCAGTCTTGGCCATCGTTGTCTCCTACACCTGCATCCTGCTCACCACGCGGGGCGTCCGCTCTGCGGAGGACAGGCACAAAGCCTTCTCCACCTGCACCTCCCACCTCATGGCCGTCGCCCTCTTCTACGGCTCCGTGGCTTTCTTGTATTTACGTCCCTTTTCCAGGCGCACAGAAGATCAAGGGAAAGCAGCCTCCATCTTCTACACCGTGGTGACCCCCATGCTCAACCCTATCATCTACAGCCTGAGGAACAGGGAGGTGAGGAGCACCCTCAGAAGAGCTATGAACAAGCTCCTCACCTTCATGGATTGCCACAGGTCCTGCTCTAACCAAAGCAAAGCAGACATCACCTGCCGCAGCGGGACGAGCAGGAGGAATAAGGGTGACAGCTGA
- the LOC136102171 gene encoding olfactory receptor 5AP2-like — protein sequence MVAKGNCTSSAEFVLLGFSEQGDAQVVLFVVFFVIYVITLLGNLGMLVLTRLDTQLHTPMYFFLSSLSFLDICYSSSITPRLLWDLLAERKVISHSACFTQFYFYAVFATTECYLLAVMAYDRHVAICSPLLYAISMSSRVCVLLVAGSYLAGVANATIHTGLTLQLSFCGPNVINHFYCEGPPLQAISCTDPTVNEIVMFVVVGFNLLVTNLTILISYAYILATILRMPSVVGRHKAFSTCTSHLAAVTLFYGSAASMYSQPSSRRSQDFDKVASVFYTMVTPMLNPLIYSLRNQEVKDALRRVIRRKRSSAK from the coding sequence ATGGTGGCCAAAGGCAATTGCACCTCCAGTGCTGAGTTTGTTCTCCTGGGGTTCTCAGAGCAAGGGGATGCCCAGGTTGTCCTCTTTGTGGTCTTCTTCGTGATCTATGTGATCACTCTCCTGGGGAACCTGGGGATGCTGGTGTTAACCAGACTGGACACCCAGCttcacacccccatgtacttcttcctgagCAGCCTCTCCTTTCTAGACATCTGCTATTCCTCCTCAATCACCCCTAGGCTGCTCTGGGATCTCCTAGCAGAAAGGAAGGTCATTTCTCACTCGGCGTGCTTCACACAGTTTTATTTCTATGCGGTCTTTGCCACCACCGAGTGCTACCTCTTGGCTGTCATGGCCTATGACCGACACGTGGCCATCTGCAGCCCACTGCTCTACGCCATCTCCATGTCCAGCAGAGTTTGTGTGCTGCTGGTAGCCGGTTCGTACCTTGCTGGCGTTGCGAATGCCACTATCCACACAGGGCTTACGCTTCAGCTGTCCTTCTGTGGTCCCAACGTCATCAACCACTTCTACTGTGAGGGGCCTCCGCTTCAAGCCATCTCTTGCACAGACCCCACCGTCAATGAGATTGTGATGTTCGTCGTGGTTGGTTTCAACCTGCTTGTCACCAACCTGACCATCCTTATCTCCTATGCCTACATCCTGGCCaccatcctgaggatgccctcgGTGGTGGGCAGACACAAAGCCTTCTCCACGTGCACGTCCCACCTGGCTGCTGTGACCCTCTTCTATGGATCTGCTGCATCCATGTACTCCCAACCCAGCTCCAGGCGCTCCCAGGACTTTGACAAAGTGGCCTCTGTGTTTTACACCATGGTGACCCCCATGCTGAACCCTCTCATCTATAGCCTGAGGAACCAGGAGGTGAAGGATGCACTGAGGAGAGTGATCAGGAGGAAACGTTCATCTGCAAAATAG
- the OR9G1 gene encoding olfactory receptor 9G1, with product MFTNAAFKVMQNDANAKPPFDINPIPLSTEERNHSSVTSFILLGFTTDPKLQLLLFPVFTLIYIITLVGNVTLITVVRRSSQLHTPMYFFIGNLSFLDLCYSSVYIPKILLNCISEDKSISFAGCAAQFFASAGSAGIECYLLAAMAYDRHVAISNPLLYNAVMSKKLCMGLVAASYLNGFANSILTTSLTFNLSSCDSSIIDDFFCGLTPVVKLSCDVTDSCQLLLYFILTYNVIIRSALILTSYASILVAVLKMHSSMGQRKAFSTCATHLVSITIYYGSILFIYARPSSSFVEGNKVVSVFYTVVIPMLNPFIYSLRNQEVREALKRLMRRQSAS from the exons atgttcACAAACGCAGCTTTCAAAGTGATGCAAAATGATGCAAACGCCAAACCTCCGTTTGACATAAA TCCCATTCCCCTGTCCACGGAGGAGAGGAACCACAGTTCGGTCACCAGCTTCATCCTCCTGGGCTTCACCACCGACCCAAAGCTGCAGCTTCTCTTGTTCCCAGTGTTCACCTTAATCTACATCATCACGCTCGTGGGCAACGTCACCCTCATCACGGTGGTACGCCGTAGCTCACAGCTCCACACCCCAATGTACTTCTTCATTGGGAACTTGTCCTTCCTGGATCTCTGCTATTCCTCCGTCTACATCCCCAAGATCCTCCTGAACTGCATCTCCGAGGACAAGAGCATCTCCTTCGCGGGGTGTGCTGCTCAGTTCTTTGCCTCCGCTGGCTCAGCCGGTATCGAGTGCTACCTGCTGGCAGCGATGGCCTACGACCGGCACGTGGCCATCTCCAACCCGCTGCTCTACAACGCTGTCATGTCCAAGAAGCTGTGCATGGGGCTGGTGGCTGCCTCCTACCTCAATGGCTTTGCCAACTCCATCCTCACTACCAGCCTCACATTCAACCTCAGCTCTTGTGACTCCAGTATCATTGATGACTTCTTCTGCGGTTTGACCCCAGTGGTGAAGCTCTCCTGCGACGTGACAGACAGCTGCCAGCTGCTCCTGTATTTCATCCTGACCTACAACGTCATCATCCGCTCCGCACTCATCCTCACTTCCTACGCCTCCATCCTGGTTGCTGTCCTGAAGATGCATTCATCTATGGGGCAGCGGAAAGCCTTCTCCACCTGTGCCACGCACCTTGTCTCCATCACCATCTACTATGGCTCCATCCTCTTCATTTACGCCCGGCCCAGCTCCAGCTTTGTGGAGGGGAACAAGGTGGTCTCTGTGTTTTACACAGTGGTGATCCCCATGCTGAACCCCTTCATCTACAGCCTGAGGAACCAGGAGGTGAGGGAGGCACTCAAGAGACTGATGAGGAGACAGTCAGCTTCTTAA
- the LOC136101817 gene encoding olfactory receptor 5AP2-like — protein sequence MGGNHTQTKFILLGITDSPCARALLFGLFLLIYIVTLVGNIGIMVLAWVVPSLHTPMYFFLTHFSFADVCYSTVISPKMLADLLSENQTISFVGCAIQFHFFAFFATAECHLLAAMAYDRYVAICNPLLYMTVISSHVRRRLVASSYLLAFLSAITYTSCTFGGSFCGPNRINHFFCDIGPVLKLVCSDTHISEMVIFAFVLINTVGTSTIILASYTCILHTVLRMRSARSRSRAFHTCTSHLMAVSLFYGTIFFMYLQPASSHGSLDKVASIIYTVVTPMLNPFIYSLRNKEVKDALVKSVTATSVLLFSMPAVESEHDIVIYRKLNEVVLLLV from the exons ATGGGGGGAAATCACACGCAGACTAAATTCATCCTCTTGGGAATTACAGACAGCCCATGTGCGCGGGCTCTTCTTTTTGGGTTGTTTCTGTTGATATACATTGTCACCTTGGTGGGGAACATTGGGATTATGGTCTTGGCTTGGGTGGTTCCCagcctccacacccccatgtacttcttcctcacCCACTTTTCATTCGCTGACGTCTGCTATTCCACAGTCATCTCCCCCAAAATGCTGGCGGACCTGTTATCGGAGAACCAAACCATTTCTTTCGTTGGCTGCGCAATACAGTTTCACTTCTTCGCTTTCTTTGCCACCGCCGAGTGTCACCTGCTGGCCGCCAtggcctatgaccgctacgttgccatctgcaaccCCCTGCTGTACATGACCGTCATCTCCAGCCACGTCAGGCGGCGGCTGGTGGCCTCGTCCTATCTGCTGGCCTTTCTCAGCGCCATCACCTACACCAGCTGCACGTTTGGGGGTTCCTTCTGTGGCCCCAACCGGATCAACCACTTCTTCTGCGACATCGGCCCCGTGCTGAAGCTCGTGTGCTCCGACACCCACATCAGTGAGATGGTCATCTTTGCCTTTGTCCTCATAAACACGGTGGGCACCAGCACGATCATTTTGGCCTCCTACACCTGTATCCTCCACACGGTCCTGAGGATGCGCTCGGCACGGAGCAGGTCCCGAGCCTTCCACACCTGCACTTCACATTTGATGGCCGTTTCTTTATTCTACGGGACGATATTCTTCATGTACCTGCAACCTGCGTCGAGCCACGGCAGCCTGGATAAGGTGGCCTCCATCATCTACACTGTGGTCACCCCCATGCTCAACCCCTTCATctacagcctgaggaacaaggAGGTGAAGGATGCTCTGGTGAA atcaGTTACAGCTACCTCAGTGCTTTTATTTAGCATGCCAGCTGTTGAGTCGGAGCATGATATTGTCATCTACAG AAAACTCAACGAGGTGGTGCTTTTACTGGTGTGA
- the LOC136102132 gene encoding olfactory receptor 5J3-like — translation MTEQNRTWVAEFVLEGLSDRAEMKAALFVLLLLIYTLTLLGNVGIIVVIRGDPRLHTSMYFFLSSLSVVDICFSSVVAPRTLVNFLSERKTISFAGCMGQAFFYIVFVTTECFLLAVMAYDRYVAICNPLLYSSVMTRRLCLWLVVGSYVGGVLNSIIQMAFIIRLPFCSSNVINHFFCDVPPLLALSCASTYINEMILLSLAGVIELSTISTILVSYIFISFAILRIRSAEGRQKAFSTCVSHLTAVTMLYGTTIFMYLRPSSSYSLDTDKVVSVFYTVVIPMLNPLIYSLRNQEVRDALRRTAERIPVRL, via the coding sequence ATGACAGAGCAGAATCGTACATGGGTGGCTGAGTTTGTTCTCGAGGGCCTGAGCGACCGAGCGGAGATGAAGGCAGCTctctttgtgctgctgctgctcatctACACCCTCACCCTTCTGGGCAACGTGGGGATAATCGTAGTCATCCGAGGTGACCCGCGGCTCCACAcgtccatgtacttcttcctcagcAGCCTCTCCGTTGTTGACATCTGCTTCTCCTCTGTGGTTGCCCCCAGGACTTTGGTGAACTTTCTATCAGAGAGGAAGACCATTTCCTTCGCTGGCTGCATGGGCCAAGCCTTCTTCTACATCGTCTTCGTGACGACGGAgtgtttcctgctggctgtcATGGCGTACGACCGGTACGTGGCCATTTGTAACCCCCTGCTCTACTCCTCTGTTATGACTCGGAGGTTGTGCCTGTGGCTGGTGGTGGGCTCCTATGTGGGGGGTGTCCTCAACTCCATCATACAGATGGCCTTCATCATCAGGTTACCCTTCTGCAGCTCCAATGTCATCAACCACTTTTTCTGCGACGTTCCTCCCCTCCTGGCTTTGTCCTGTGCCAGCACCTACATCAATGAGATGATCCTCTTGTCCTTGGCTGGTGTCATTGAGCTCAGCACCATCTCCACCATTCTGGTCTCCTACATCTTCATCTCCTTTGCCATCCTGAGGATCCGTTCAGCCGAAGGCAGGCAAAAAGCCTTCTCCACCTGTGTGTCCCACCTGACAGCAGTGACCATGTTGTATGGGACAACAATCTTCATGTATTTACGCCCCAGCTCTAGTTACTCCCTGGACACCGACAAGGTGGTCTCTGTCTTCTACACAGTGGTGATCCCCAtgctgaaccccctcatctacagcctgAGGAACCAGGAGGTGAGGGATGCTCTGAGGAGAACAGCAGAAAGGATCCCGGTCAGACTCTGA
- the LOC136101820 gene encoding olfactory receptor 5AP2-like: protein MVEDNYTFASEFILLGFTTQEDLQAMCFVVFLAIYVVTLVGNMGVIILIRIDLHLHTPMYFFLSHLSLLDISYSSTIIPQTLLNFLVEKKVISFVGCAAQLFCFATCATAECYVLAAMAYDRYVAICNPLLYSVLMSQRFCVGMLAGAYLAGVISSTIHTVSIFCLPFCGSRRINHFFCDGPPLLALSCSDTRINEAMVSAVVGFNILSTTVFILISYLLVLSTTLRLRLATGRHKAFSTCASHLVSITLYYGSSLFMYLRPSSRHSLEHDKVVSVLYSVTIPMLNPFIYSLRNTDMKNSMRKAKGRVLSSLSIHGFWSTERRQQPCHGFYVPVAQGERARCFADLSVIP from the exons ATGGTTGAAGATAATTATACATTTGCATCCGAGTTTATTCTCCTGGGCTTCACAACCCAAGAAGATCTGCAGGCGATGTGCTTTGTTGTGTTCCTTGCCATCTATGTGGTCACTCTAGTAGGAAATATGGGAGTAATTATATTGATCAGGATAGATCTGCACCtacacacccccatgtacttcttcctaagCCACTTGTCCCTCCTGGATATCTCTTACTCCTCCACCATCATCCCCCAAACCTTGCTGAACTTTTTGGTGGAGAAGAAGGTGATTTCCTTCGTTGGCTGTGCCGCCCAGCTCTTCTGCTTCGCCACCTGTGCCACCGCCGAGTGCTACGTGCTGGCTGCCATGGCTTACGATCGCTACGTGGCCATTTGCAACCCCCTGCTCTACTCCGTGCTCATGTCCCAGAGGTTTTGCGTTGGGATGTTGGCTGGAGCCTACTTGGCCGGTGTGATCAGCTCCACCATACACACCGTTTCCATCTTTTGCCTCCCGTTCTGCGGGTCGAGGAGGATCAACCATTTCTTCTGTGACGGCCCACCGCTGCTAGCCCTCTCCTGCTCTGACACCCGTATCAACGAGGCAATGGTTTCTGCTGTCGTGGGGTTCAACATCCTAAGCACCACAGTCTTCATCCTAATCTCCTACTTGTTGGTCCTCTCCACCACCTTGCGGCTCCGTCTTGCGACCGGTCGGCACAAAGCCTTCTCCACCTGTGCCTCTCACTTGGTCTCCATCACCTTGTACTATGGCAGCTCCCTCTTCATGTACCTGCGGCCcagctccagacactccttgGAGCACGACAAAGTGGTCTCGGTGCTGTACTCCGTCACCATCCCCATGCTGAACCCTTTCATCTACAGCCTACGGAATACGGACATGAAGAACTCCATGAGGAAAGCAAAAGGTAGAGTCCTCTCGTCCTTGTCCATCCACGGTTTCTGGTCAACTGAAAGGAGACAACAACCCTGCCATG GGTTTTATGTCCCGGTGGCACAAGGAGAACGCGCCCGGTGCTTCGCGGATCTCTCTGTTATTCCTTAA
- the LOC136101821 gene encoding olfactory receptor 8I2-like, translated as MTDGENLTALSGFILLGFSDAPELQTTLFTIFLSLYILMVLGNLTMILLINTDPQLHTPMYFFLTHLSFIDFCLSSTIVPKALETFLIGQSRISFWGCFAQMYFFIALVICECLLLVVMAYDRYAAVCKPLLYATTMNRARSYGMMALVYTVGFLSSLLHTSLAGTLSFCRARSVNHFFCDPPALLKLSCSSTHVNEILQVSNAGLNTLGSALLVLVSYTYILHTILHIPLARGRLKAFSTCASHLVAITIFYVPGTLAYVQPLKASSQDQAKLVSACYTILIPALNPLIYSLRNKEVKGALRKLWVQKLLPQLPKL; from the coding sequence ATGACGGATGGGGAAAACCTCACTGCTTTGTCCGGCTTCATCCTCTTGGGTTTCTCCGATGCCCCAGAGCTCCAAACCACCCTATTCACCATTTTCTTATCCCTGTATATTTTAATGGTGCTGGGGAACCTGACGATGATCCTGCTCATCAACACAGACCCCCAGCTGCACACCCCCATGTATTTCTTCCTGACCCACTTATCTTTCATAGATTTTTGCCTTTCCAGCACTATCGTCCCAAAGGCTCTGGAGACCTTCCTGATTGGCCAAAGCCGCATCTCTTTCTGGGGTTGTTTTGCCCAGATGTATTTTTTCATTGCTCTGGTCATCTGCGAGTGCTTGCTGCTGGTGGTGATGGCTTATGACCGATACGCGGCTGTGTGCAAGCCGCTGCTTTATGCCACCACCATGAACAGGGCTCGCTCCTACGGCATGATGGCGTTGGTGTACACCGTGGGCTTCctcagctctctgctccacaCCAGCCTGGCGGGGACATTGTCCTTCTGCCGGGCCAGGAGCGTCAACCACTTCTTCTGCGACCCACCTGCCCTCCTGAAGCTCTCGTGCTCCAGCACCCACGTAAATGAGATCCTGCAGGTTTCTAATGCCGGGCTTAACACCTTGGGCTCTGCCCTGCTGGTCCTGGTGTCCTACACCTACATCCTGCACACCATCCTGCACATCCCTTTGGCCAGGGGGAGGCTTAAAGCTTTCTCCACCTGCGCCTCCCACCTGGTTGCTATCACCATCTTCTACGTGCCGGGCACTCTGGCCTATGTCCAGCCTCTCAAGGCGAGCTCGCAGGATCAGGCAAAGCTGGTCTCAGCGTGTTACACCATCCTGATCCCCGCCctcaaccccctcatctacagcctgaggaacaaggAGGTGAAGGGGGCCCTGAGGAAGCTGTGGGTGCAAAAGTTGCTGCCACAACTACCCAAGCTTTGA
- the LOC136101822 gene encoding olfactory receptor 5J3-like, giving the protein MAHGNGSVLTHFILRGLTSEPELQRPLFFIFLAIYLLTLMGNLGLIALIKTTPPLHTPMYFFLGNLSLVDLCYSSVFSPKLLMGFLVGNKTISYSSCFAQHFFFLLFVTTEVFLLAAMAYDRYVAICNPLLYTVAMPRRVCVQLVAGSYVGGILNSLIQTCFLLPLPFCGPNVINHFFCDTNPLLKLSCADHRLSELLLVAFNGTISMSVLFVIVVSYVYILLSIVRMRSAQGRHKAFSTCTSHLLTVTLFYVPAGLSHMQPGSRYSLEMEKVTAVFYTLVIPMLNPLIYSLRNTGVKDALRKATTKNSVVCCLLVKLTPTH; this is encoded by the coding sequence ATGGCTCATGGCAATGGCTCCGTGCTGACCCATTTCATCCTCCGAGGCCTGACGAGCGAACCCGAGCTGCAGCGGcctctcttcttcatcttcctcgcCATTTATCTCCTCACCCTGATGGGCAACCTGGGGCTGATCGCCCTCATCAAAACCACCCCCCCGCTGCACACCCCCATGTATTTCTTCCTCGGCAATCTCTCCCTCGTCGATCTTTGCTATTCTTCTGTCTTCTCCCCAAAGCTGCTCATGGGCTTCTTGGTGGGCAACAAAACCATTTCTTACTCATCCTGCTTCGCCCAACACTTCTTCTTCCTGCTGTTTGTGACCACGGAGGTGTTCCTGCTGGCCGCCAtggcctacgaccgctacgtGGCCATTTGCAACCCGCTGCTCTACACCGTCGCGATGCCCAGGAGGGTTTGTGTTCAGCTGGTGGCCGGCTCCTACGTCGGGGGGATCTTGAACTCGCTCATCCAAACGTGTTTCTTGCTGCCGTTGCCTTTCTGCGGCCCCAACGTCATCAACCATTTCTTCTGCGACACCAACCCCCTGCTGAAACTCTCCTGCGCCGACCACCGCCTCAGTGAGCTTTTGCTCGTGGCCTTCAACGGGACCATTTCCATGTCCGTGCTCTTCGTCATCGTCGTCTCCTACGTCTACATCCTCCTCTCCATCGTGAGGATGAGGTCTGCCCAGGGCAGGCACAAAGCCTTCTCCACCTGCACCTCCCACCTCCTGACCGTCACCCTGTTCTACGTCCCCGCGGGGCTCAGCCACATGCAGCCGGGCTCCAGGTACTCGCTGGAGATGGAGAAGGTCACCGCCGTCTTCTACACCCTCGTCATCCCCATGCTCAACCCCCTGATCTACAGCCTGAGGAACACGGGGGTCAAGGACGCGCTCAGAAAAGCCACCACAAAGAACTCAGTTGTGTGCTGCCTGTTGGTCAAACTGACCCCAACCCATTGA